In Amphiura filiformis unplaced genomic scaffold, Afil_fr2py scaffold_137, whole genome shotgun sequence, a single window of DNA contains:
- the LOC140145105 gene encoding E3 ubiquitin-protein ligase TRIM56-like: protein MADSKFKLDETYNSDLVQCNICVAVIDNPKALPCLHTFCFKCLSSWSESLANKYPAKYTDAISCPNCREDFPLPKGGVKELKTNFFVNKLKERNELQKKLHEDAKIPCTSCDDSDNQAVGRCVECNDSLCKKCVDVHKSLRILKHHHVLTLEELRTGTLTMLNPPEQEMCPKHKGEVLRFYCETCDEPMCRDCTVLDHPRPRHRQIDLTTAAGERNGKLKELFIQVELIPKDIDIAMAE, encoded by the coding sequence ATGGCTGATTCGAAGTTCAAACTTGACGAAACTTACAACTCAGACCTTGTTCAGTGTAACATCTGCGTTGCTGTTATTGACAATCCTAAAGCACTACCATGTCTTCACACATTCTGCTTCAAATGTCTATCCAGTTGGTCAGAAAGTTTAGCAAATAAATATCCAGCAAAGTACACGGACGCAATTTCGTGTCCAAATTGTCGCGAGGACTTTCCGTTACCAAAGGGTGGTGTGAAAGAGCTGAAGACCAACTTCTTCGTCAATAAATTGAAAGAGCGAAATGAGCTTCAGAAGAAGCTGCACGAAGATGCCAAGATTCCATGTACCTCGTGCGATGATTCCGACAATCAGGCTGTTGGACGTTGTGTAGAGTGCAACGATTCCTTGTGTAAGAAATGTGTGGATGTTCACAAGTCGTTGCGCATACTGAAACATCACCACGTGCTTACACTAGAAGAGCTGCGCACAGGAACTTTAACTATGCTCAATCCACCTGAACAAGAGATGTGCCCCAAACACAAGGGTGAGGTTTTGCGGTTCTACTGCGAGACATGCGACGAGCCAATGTGCCGAGATTGTACCGTCCTAGATCACCCGCGTCCCCGTCATAGACAAATAGACCTGACGACCGCAGCTGGAGAAAGAAATGGTAAACTCAAAGAGTTATTCATCCAAGTAGAACTTATTCCCAAAGATATAGATATTGCCATGGCTGAATGA